The Rissa tridactyla isolate bRisTri1 chromosome 1, bRisTri1.patW.cur.20221130, whole genome shotgun sequence DNA segment GCAGGTGTCCCAGATACCTGAGATCATCTTGGACACCTTTGTAAACGTCTGTAGCATCTTGCAGTTTCTTGTGCGATGGGAGTAGTGCAAGGAGCATagcagcctcctgcctccccgaATCCTTGTGAAGAAATGGATCTCTGTCCCTGGGTTCCTAATTGATCTTTAAATGGTGACAAAGAGAATTAAAATGCCACATCCTGTTCACAGCCTGTTTGCTTTTGGGACTCCTGCCTCTTCCACAGAAAAGACGAGGGATCTTTCTCTCCCAGACACATTCTGAAGGCTCCAGGAGAGAATTAATTTTCAAAGccatctgtttcttttgttttctctcacctatttattaaatgtaaaagTTTTTTAAACCTCTTCATGCTCAACGCTTGAGGTCAAATTTGAATTAACATAATTTCATATATCATCCTTTAAAGGAGAACAGTCCtgtggagcaggaggggaaggaaacatCCTTCATGAAGACACCCGTTTCCCCTCCTAATACCTGCGAACATGCTCAAAACATGACTTCGATGAAGCCAGCGAAGACGGTTTTGCATTAAGACCTCGACCCATTTAATGATGCTGACAGCAAGGCAGAACTAGGGGGCTGAGGGGGAAGAAGATGTTTTTTTGAGTGGCTTCTGTATTTCAGGTAGCTGTAAATTGGGTCAAGAACAACCTTCTCCAGAGGAAGATAATGAAGGGCTGCAGTGTCAtcacggcttttttttttcagggccaGATGTGAGCTGGACCCACAATCCCACCCGCGTCTGGAGAGCTCCATGGAGCCCTCACAGTCCCACGGTGTGATTGCTTCCCCACAAACTCTACCAGACGAAATGCCAAAGGGGACCCTAGACTGTGCCTCACCAGGACACTTACAAACGAACGTGGCTCTGTAGAGCTCCAGAGGTCTAGAGAAAACATATTAACGGTGTTCAGCAAGATCCTAACCACCACATGGACTCTCATAATGCTGCTTAGACAGAAGTCAGCAACCAAACCCCCTGCAGCAATGACGAATATCCTGCCTAACTGCTTAGACTCTTTAGAGGTTTTAGAGTCTACACAAAATCTCCTTAGTCATCTAAAGCTTATTTTCTATGCATGCTCAGATGGCCTTCATTAAGCTGTCGGCCAAACTAGGGATCTCCTACAGTCAGCATTCTGGGTGCTGTCAATCTGTTTCACCAACTCCACAACATCAGTCTCCACCTCTGAACTCATTGCTGCTGGCTCCCTTTTGCAGTCACTGAAGATTGAGTCATTGCAGTTGATGCAACTTCAGGCACAGTTTGGTCCATCCAAAAGCCGATGTCTACGCTTTGCTAGTTGATTCATGCCTTGAATTTCACTAACTGCATTGACTCGAACTCCACTGATGGCAACAGGGACCTAAACACCCAGTTGTCATGGAGACAACTACGCTGGAAAGTCCTAAAATGAGACAAGGTGATGACACCCCATAATGGCAGGAGGTGTTTAGGGTAGCCAAAGGAAGACCACAAAAAGACCTCCCAGCACAAAAAATCAAGGTTCTTGTCTCCTGGTACCTGCTCCGAGAGTCGGCGTGGTTGCCTCTGAGACCTGGTGGATGCTGCCAGGTGGTAAAGACACAGATGCTTTACTAGTGGTGGGGGAGATGGATCCATCAAAAGGAGTAACAGAAGTGTCGATGCTTCCAGGGCTGGTGAAAGAGGTCAGTCCCTGGCCTGGAGAACTGGGAGAAGAGTGAGGCTGCTTGGTGACAGATGTGGGAGAAGACATGCCATTGTCCTTGAGCCCAGGGGCAAGgctgcctgttgagactccagtGCTCGCAGCAGTGCTGGTCAGTTGGTCCAAAGGCTGACTTCCCTGAGCTGCCACGCTGGGAGAGGATGTGACAGTAGTCCCTAAACCTCGTGTGGTGGCTGTAGGGCTGCTTGCATGAGTGGGGACGCGACTTGCAGCAGTGGTTGTTGCTGAACTTCCCGAGCTGGCTGGAGCACTGGTCTTCtgctgggctgcactggaggtTGCAGCAGGGGTGGCTGTTGAGGCTCCAGAGCTGATTGAAGAGCTGACCCGCTGAGACTGGTGGGGCGATGTCGTGGGGGCAAGTGGTGGGTTTCCCGGGTTTTTTGTGGTAGTGGCCCCTTGAACTGCAGTGGTTGATGTCGCAGGGATGGATGGTGGGTTTCCTGGGCTGCTTGCAGTGGTGGTCCCTTGACCAGTGGTGAGTGATATCACAGGGGCAGGCAGTGCGTTTCCCAGATTGCTTGTAGGGCTGGGCCCTTGAACTGCAGCAGGTGACGTCGCAGGGGCAGGTGGTGGATTTCCTGGAGTGCTTGTGGTGGTGGTCCCTTGTGTCTTGCTGGTGCCTGTAGTTGTGGTCTGCTCATTTTGTCCTGGCTTTGCAGTGGTTGTAGTTTTAACATCCTGAGAGGTGACACCTAGGGAAAAGTAAAAATGCCAAGATAAACTTTGAACTAAGGAAACTACCCTTGGTTTCCACCCAGAACAGGTATTTGTAGAAATAAATGCTGACCAGAAACCATGAGTCATTCACTCAGGGCTTGTCTCATGCTCTCTAAACTCATACCAAATGCCATGTACTAGTATCACTGTGTCAAGCAGAAAgtagagcagaggaggaggaggagaagtcaAACTCACAGGACTTCAAAGGGGTTCGAGGGTGATCAGGAGGGCAAGAGCTGCTGGTTCCCAGAGGCAGATCTTTCTCAGACGGGAGGTGCACCACCTCCCGGTGCAGGGCTGCCCTTGTAAGAGAGCGGCCAATGGATATGCCAAACGCTGTTTGTCCAACCTTGTTATGAGGGCCTCTCACATCCCTGAAGTTGTGAGTACCCTCAGATAAAAAAAGTGGCACTTACGACCATTCTGAAAGTTATATTCTTTTTGCAAGCTCaatctttgtttctttaattgCTTACATTTcaacttaggtttttttttttccctcccaaacTCAGATAATTACtataaaaacatcataaaatagGCAGTCTCATTTGAATCCACAGAATCAAAccattgagggtggtgagacactggagcaggttgcccagagaagttgtggatgcctcatcattggaagtgttcaaggtcaggttggatggggctttaagcaacctgatctgcccgtggcaggggggttggtccagatgatcttcaaaggtaccttccaactcaaaccgttCTCTGATTCTATGAGAACCTGTACACACTATAATTCCCAGTTGGGTGAACTGTGGAAACAATACGGCTTTGgcgggcacctggcatccagccagggtcaacccaccacaccaacTCTCCAAACCAGGAGTCACACGTCCAAGGTTTGATTTTTAGCCATATCCTAATGCTGCTTTCCAGCCATCTGCTTTGTTCCTCCGTGCTGGCACACTGGCAAAGTATCTTCTGTTATGGAGCCTGTTTGTTAGCACTGGTTGTGCTTCAAAGATCTGAAGAAAGCTTGAGCTTCTGAGATTCATACCGCTGGGGAAATCTAACCCCACCATATCAGGACCCCAGGGGGATGTGGAGGTATGTTGGAGACAGGACCTGGGCATTGGGATTTGGGGAGCCTACAACACTACATCGATGGGAAAAGAGCTTTTTGTGGGGACAAGTCATATTTCCTATAGGCAGACAACTGcctgcaggagaagaggtaagGAAGCAAAACACATGCATGGGCACTTAGCAGGTGAAACCCGGGTGCAAAAGATAGGAGGGAGTTTCCATCCGGTTAGCCACAAAATGGGTCTATCCCGTAAATAGGGCTGTAAAAGTTTGACAGGGGTTTTGAcaaggaaggtaaaaaaaaaaccaatccccTAAAGGTAGAAACAATACAAAAGAGACGTAAATAAAGAAAGGGTTGGAAGGAAGTGGAGGAAATCCCCCACTACTCTCGCTTCCTTTTCATGCCCCGGCCCGATCCCAGAGAGGCAGGAAGCAAACACGCACCAAAGGAGAGGTAGAAAAGACAATTCAATTCAAGCCAACTCGgtccaaaagaaaaaggcagatccATGTTTTTGCTCTGGGCCAGCCTCGGTGGGCAGCTGGGACCCTGCTAGCCAAGAAACTGGCATCCCTGCCCCAGCACTTCTCTGTCCCaccccagggagctgcagctaCGTTTTTACCACTTTTAGCAAAAAATGGGGTTGCTCTGCTGATGGAGAAAGCTGGTGTGATCCTCCAGGTTGGCCCTGGCTGGGGTACTAGTAGGGCTTCTTTCAAGGGACACAGGGTGACACAGCCCAAAAAAGCATCTGGGAGAAGAACCAAGACTTAAGTTGATGCCCACAAAGCTGACTCATATTTTATCTTTCCATATCTCTGCATCCACATTTAGTGCTCCTCTCCTGCTAAGGTCAAGAGATGTTAAAAGATGAATTTATTCTTCCTCATTAAGCCAAGACCAGCGATTTAAGTGGGCTGAAAGCAACTTGAGGAGTCAGCACCCTGCTTGAAACTGGTGAGCCAACATGCaagaggatggatggatggatggatggatggatggatggatggatggatggatggatggatgcattCAACAGGTGCTGACCATGCTGGCAGGTAGGATGCTATCCATGCTACTATATGGTTCTGGCTGAGGTCTGGGGTCAGGCGATGTTAAGTGCCACAGAGGTAGAAATAGGTCTGCTTTGGTGGGAAATGACCTGCAGCCCTTCAGCACGTGCCAACACAAGTAATATATGAGCCAGAAAACATGTCACCACACCATTCCCTCTCTACAAACCCATTCCTGCTGTATCAGGCTGGAGGGAACCAC contains these protein-coding regions:
- the PODXL gene encoding podocalyxin isoform X3 yields the protein MRAPLLLPLLLLGVTSQDVKTTTTAKPGQNEQTTTTGTSKTQGTTTTSTPGNPPPAPATSPAAVQGPSPTSNLGNALPAPVISLTTGQGTTTASSPGNPPSIPATSTTAVQGATTTKNPGNPPLAPTTSPHQSQRVSSSISSGASTATPAATSSAAQQKTSAPASSGSSATTTAASRVPTHASSPTATTRGLGTTVTSSPSVAAQGSQPLDQLTSTAASTGVSTGSLAPGLKDNGMSSPTSVTKQPHSSPSSPGQGLTSFTSPGSIDTSVTPFDGSISPTTSKASVSLPPGSIHQVSEATTPTLGADQRSQEVASASTKPTGADQSPASARPSAPAPGDQTASISTGPQHPNASFQNEVICKEQVQNNQPMMYLKEAKTCAEWRIASVNISFFESFCSTGQHAFNASRETCTVTLSSPEPRSQRWAVQAVVHLPLDPEKVLEELKEKDKLEELGITNITYDKMEREMIINDEFSTPLIITIVTLAGSLLLIAAIYGCCHQRFSQKKDQQRLTEELQTMENGYHDNPTLEVMETSSEMQEKKVNLNGELGDSWIVPLDTLMKEDLEEEEDTHL
- the PODXL gene encoding podocalyxin isoform X4, with protein sequence MRAPLLLPLLLLGVTSQDVKTTTTAKPGQNEQTTTTGTSKTQGTTTTSTPGNPPPAPATSPAAVQGPSPTSNLGNALPAPVISLTTGQGTTTASSPGNPPSIPATSTTAVQGATTTKNPGNPPLAPTTSPHQSQRVSSSISSGASTATPAATSSAAQQKTSAPASSGSSATTTAASRVPTHASSPTATTRGLGTTVTSSPSVAAQGSQPLDQLTSTAASTGVSTGSLAPGLKDNGMSSPTSVTKQPHSSPSSPGQGLTSFTSPGSIDTSVTPFDGSISPTTSKASVSLPPGSIHQVSEATTPTLGADQRSQEVASASTKPTGADQSPASARPSAPAPGDQTASISTGPQHPNASFQNEVICKEQVQNNQPMMYLKEAKTCAEWRIASVNISFFESFCSTGQHAFNASRETCTVTLSSPEPRSQRWAVQAVVHLPLDPEKVLEELKEKDKLEELGITNITYDKMEREMIINDEFSTPLIITIVTLAGSLLLIAAIYGCCHQRFSQKKDQRLTEELQTMENGYHDNPTLEVMETSSEMQEKKVNLNGELGDSWIVPLDTLMKEDLEEEEDTHL